One part of the Kryptolebias marmoratus isolate JLee-2015 linkage group LG2, ASM164957v2, whole genome shotgun sequence genome encodes these proteins:
- the trappc4 gene encoding trafficking protein particle complex subunit 4 gives MVIFSVYVVNKAGGLIYQYDNYVPRTEVEKTFSYPLDLVLKQHNEKVIVSFGQRDGIKVGHAVLSINGVDVMGKNTAEGKDILEYFNDPANYPISIRFGRARLSSNEKLMLASMFHSLFAIGSQLSPEVGSSGIEMLETDVFKLHCFQTLTGIKFIVLADPRQSGIDALLKKIYEIYSDFALKNPFYSLEMPIRCELFDQNLKSALEVAEKAGNFGAGS, from the exons ATGGTGATTTTCAGTGTGTACGTCGTGAATAAAGCTGGAGGTTTAATTTACCAGTATGACAACTACGTCCCGAGAACTGAGGTCGAAAAGACCTTCAGCTACCCTTTAGACTTGGTgctaaaacaacacaatgaaAAGGTGATCGTGTCGTTCGGACAGCGGGACGGAATTAAAG TGGGACACGCAGTGCTGTCCATCAACGGGGTGGACGTGATGGGGAAGAACACAGCAGAGGGAAAGGACATCCTCGAGTATTTCAACGACCCGGCCAATTATCCCATTTCCATCCGGTTTGGACGGGCGCGGCTGAGCTCCAACGAGAAGCTGATGCTGGCGTCCATGTTCCACTC GTTGTTTGCCATCGGTTCACAGCTGTCTCCTGAAGTTGGAAGCTCCGGGATCGAGATGCTGGAAACGGACGTCTTTAAACTTCACTGCTTCCAGACCCTCACAG GGATAAAGTTTATTGTCCTGGCTGACCCTCGGCAGTCCGGTATCGATGCGCTGCTGAAGAAGATTTACGAGATCTACTCGGACTTCGCTCTCAAGAACCCGTTCTATTCTCTGGAGATGCCCATCAG GTGCGAGCTGTTCGACCAGAATCTGAAGAGCGCACTGGAGGTGGCGGAGAAAGCTGGCAACTTTGGAGCTGGGTCCTAA
- the slc37a4a gene encoding glucose-6-phosphate exchanger SLC37A4a isoform X2, translated as MATASYGYYRSTIFLAMFVGYALYYFNRKTFSFVMPSLMEEIELDKDDLGMITSSQSLAYAISKFISGVLSDQISARWLFSIGLFLVGGINVVFSWSSTVAVFSVLWFINGLGQGLGWPPCGRILRKWFEPSQFGTWWSVLSCSMNLAGSLGPIIATVLSQSYSWRTILAVSGAICAAVSFVCLLVIKNEPQDVGLPGVEPAAKKGKGGTSGTESTLSEFLLSPYLWLLSVSYLVVFGVKTACTDWGQLFLIQDKGQSTLMGSSYMSALEVGGLLGSLAAGYLSDKAVARQGMRLHGNPRHSILITMMAGMFVSMYVFRVTVSADSSKVWILSLGAAFGFVSYGPIALFGVIANESAPSNYCGTSHAIVGLMANIGGFLSGLPFSTIAKHYGWETAFWVAEILCLVTAVVYFLLRNIRTKMGHVPKKAD; from the exons ATGGCCACAGCAAGCTATGGGTACTACAGAAGCACCATATTTCTGGCCATGTTTGTGGGCTACGCGCTGTATTACTTCAACAGGAAGACGTTCTCCTTTGTGATGCCTTCTCTGATGGAAGAAATCGAGCTGGATAAGGATGATCTGG GCATGATCACCAGCAGTCAGTCTTTGGCCTACGCTATCAGCAAGTTCATCAGCGGCGTGCTTTCGGACCAGATCAGCGCCCGCTGGCTCTTCTCCATTGGTCTGTTCCTGGTGGGAGGCATCAACGTGGTGTTCTCCTGGTCCTCGACGGTGGCCGTCTtctctgtcctgtggttcattaACGGCCTGGGACAAGGCCTGGGCTGGCCCCCCTGTGGCAGGATCCTCCGTAAG TGGTTCGAGCCCTCCCAGTTCGGGACGTGGTGGTCCGTTCTCTCCTGCAGCATGAATCTGGCCGGCAGCCTGGGCCCCATCATCGCCACGGTGCTGTCTCAGAGCTACAGCTGGAGGACCATCCTGGCCGTCTCCGGGGCCATCTGTGCGGCCGTCTCCTTCGTCTGCCTGCTGGTGATCAAGAATGAGCCGCAGGACGTGGGGCTGCCCGGGGTGGAGCCTGCAGCCAAGAAAGGCAAAGGAG GGACCTCCGGCACCGAAAGCACCCTGTCCGAGTTCCTGCTGTCGCCTTACCTGTGGCTGCTGTCCGTGTCCTACCTGGTGGTGTTCGGGGTGAAGACGGCCTGCACCGACTGGGGCCAGCTGTTTCTCATCCAAGACAAGGGCCAGTCCACGCTGATGG GGAGCTCCTATATGAGCGCCCTGGAGGTCGGAGGCCTGCTGGGAAGTCTGGCCGCAGGCTACCTCTCTGACAAGGCGGTGGCCAGG caaGGGATGAGGCTCCATGGGAACCCCCGTCACTCCATCCTGATCACCATGATGGCTGGGATGTTTGTGTCCATGTACGTGTTCCGAGTCACGGTCAGCGCCGACAGCTCCAAG GTGTGGATACTCAGCCTGGGCGCTGCGTTTGGCTTTGTCTCCTACGGTCCAATAGCGTTGTTTGGAGTCATAGCCAACGAAAGCGCTCCATCCAACTACTGCGGGACGTCGCACGCCATCGTTGGTCTGATGGCTAACA TCGGCGGCTTCCTCTCTGGGTTACCGTTCAGCACGATTGCGAAGCACTACGGCTGGGAAACGGCCTTCTGGGTGGCAGAGATCCTCTGTTTGGTCACCGCCGTTGTATACTTCCTGTTACGCAACATCCGGACCAAGATGGGACACGTGCCTAAGAAGGCCGACTAA
- the cfap45 gene encoding cilia- and flagella-associated protein 45 isoform X2 has protein sequence MNPGSSSTFSGSRTYPGRYRMLAPRSQVDETLFGSPKDTAPSVDLAQRNKGEIIQIITKDFIRNLRIPQKDPLRNSVFLPPASFARITSTSRSLSKEDREASKQAYWKKKEEKMKAAEARKREIQEADLSRVQNQALTDLELEAHSRSQRLVERANTLRMEQEDEIKTLNQLILGAQCQATRDAQIQEKNQIQVELAEEEKRLDTMMEVERRRAVERTEKIDEQQKEQRIQGKQQIYDQIQERLENKLFLDEIKDQEKHKIKEALERQNLEDLKALEEKKMKQQLLQEEIMRINAETMRAKEKKLEEEKLADMRDAEYQRKILERQAEYEAEQAKIKKEKELEIARLRAQQERAKDYKAEQDELRARRNQAVAERNWRVKEKELAVKKAREEAALRAARLEQVHNKERCLAMEANREKAMLERVLKVQKEVIAKEKEQEERQLQKALRHAETIRQQVKEQELSAVARRREFFREADRLMEEERQRRVRLREIKEKKLMELKATGISEKYCTEVERKAQKTLSTHKH, from the exons ATG AACCCTGGGTCCAGCTCCACCTTCTCTGGGTCCAGAACCTACCCGGGCAGGTACCGAATGCTGGCCCCCAGGTCTCAGGTGGACGAGACTCTGTTCGGGAGCCCAAAG GACACGGCTCCATCAGTGGATCTGGCTCAGAGGAACAAAGGAGAAATTATTCAGATAATAACCAAAGACTTCATCCGCAACCTCAG GATCCCACAGAAAGACCCCTTGAGAAACTCCGTCTTCCTCCCGCCGGCTTCGTTCGCGAGGATCACCTCCACGTCCAGATCCCTCAGCAAGGAGGACAGGGAAGCCTCGAAGCAGGCTTATTGGAaaaagaaggaggagaaaatg AAAGCAGCAGAGGCAAGAAAGCGTGAGATCCAGGAGGCAGACCTGTCCCGCGTTCAGAACCAGGCGCTGACCGACCTGGAGCTGGAGGCTCACAGCCGCTCCCAGCGCCTGGTGGAGCGGGCCAACACCTtgaggatggagcaggaggacGAGATCAAGACGCTCAACCAG CTGATTCTGGGCGCTCAGTGTCAAGCCACCCGCGACGCTCAGATTCAGGAGAAGAATCAGATCCAGGTGGAGCTGGCCGAGGAGGAGAAGCGTCTGGACACCATGATGGAGGTGGAGCGCCGCAGGGCTGTGGAGAGGACCGAGAAGATCGACGAGCAGCAGAAAGAGCAGAGGATCCA AGGAAAGCAGCAGATTTACGACCAGATCCAAGAGCGTCTGGAGAACAAACTGTTCCTGGATGAGATAAAAGACCAGGAGAAGCACAAGATAAAGGAGGCCCTGGAGAGGCAGAACCTGGAAGATCTCAAG GCCCTGGAGGAAAAGAAGatgaagcagcagctcctgcaggaggagatcATGCGCATCAACGCGGAGACCATGAGGGCCAAGgagaagaagctggaggaggagaagctggcGGACATGAGAGACGCGGAGTACCAGCGAAAGATACTG GAACGACAAGCAGAATACGAGGCAGAGCAGGCGAAAATCAAAAAGGAGAAGGAGTTGGAGATCGCTCGGCTGAGGGCTCAGCAAGAGAGAGCCAAAGACTACAAAGCCGAGCAG GACGAGCTCCGCGCTCGCCGGAACCAGGCCGTCGCCGAGAGAAACTGGAGGGTCAAGGAGAAGGAGCTGGCTGTGAAAAAGGCGCGCGAGGAAGCGGCGCTGAGGGCCGCCCGCCTGGAGCAGGTCCACAACAAAGAGCGCTGCCTGGCCATGGAGGCCAACCGGGAGAAGGCCATGCTCGAGAGGGTGCTGAA GGTTCAAAAGGAAGTGATAGCCAAGgagaaggagcaggaggagcggCAGCTTCAGAAAGCGCTGCGGCACGCGGAGACCATCCGCCAGCAGGTGAAGGAGCAGGAGCTCTCGGCCGTCGCCAGGCGCAGGGAGTTCTTCAGGGAGGCCGACCGGCTGATGGAAGAAGAGCGCCAGAGGCGCGTGCGCCTCCGGGAGATCAAAGAGAAGAAGCTAATGGAGCTCAA AGCCACAGGCATCTCTGAGAAATACTGCACCGAAGTGGAGCGGAAGGCTCAGAAGACCCTCTCCACGCACAAACACTGA
- the cfap45 gene encoding cilia- and flagella-associated protein 45 isoform X1, producing the protein MNPGSSSTFSGSRTYPGRYRMLAPRSQVDETLFGSPKQDTAPSVDLAQRNKGEIIQIITKDFIRNLRIPQKDPLRNSVFLPPASFARITSTSRSLSKEDREASKQAYWKKKEEKMKAAEARKREIQEADLSRVQNQALTDLELEAHSRSQRLVERANTLRMEQEDEIKTLNQLILGAQCQATRDAQIQEKNQIQVELAEEEKRLDTMMEVERRRAVERTEKIDEQQKEQRIQGKQQIYDQIQERLENKLFLDEIKDQEKHKIKEALERQNLEDLKALEEKKMKQQLLQEEIMRINAETMRAKEKKLEEEKLADMRDAEYQRKILERQAEYEAEQAKIKKEKELEIARLRAQQERAKDYKAEQDELRARRNQAVAERNWRVKEKELAVKKAREEAALRAARLEQVHNKERCLAMEANREKAMLERVLKVQKEVIAKEKEQEERQLQKALRHAETIRQQVKEQELSAVARRREFFREADRLMEEERQRRVRLREIKEKKLMELKATGISEKYCTEVERKAQKTLSTHKH; encoded by the exons ATG AACCCTGGGTCCAGCTCCACCTTCTCTGGGTCCAGAACCTACCCGGGCAGGTACCGAATGCTGGCCCCCAGGTCTCAGGTGGACGAGACTCTGTTCGGGAGCCCAAAG CAGGACACGGCTCCATCAGTGGATCTGGCTCAGAGGAACAAAGGAGAAATTATTCAGATAATAACCAAAGACTTCATCCGCAACCTCAG GATCCCACAGAAAGACCCCTTGAGAAACTCCGTCTTCCTCCCGCCGGCTTCGTTCGCGAGGATCACCTCCACGTCCAGATCCCTCAGCAAGGAGGACAGGGAAGCCTCGAAGCAGGCTTATTGGAaaaagaaggaggagaaaatg AAAGCAGCAGAGGCAAGAAAGCGTGAGATCCAGGAGGCAGACCTGTCCCGCGTTCAGAACCAGGCGCTGACCGACCTGGAGCTGGAGGCTCACAGCCGCTCCCAGCGCCTGGTGGAGCGGGCCAACACCTtgaggatggagcaggaggacGAGATCAAGACGCTCAACCAG CTGATTCTGGGCGCTCAGTGTCAAGCCACCCGCGACGCTCAGATTCAGGAGAAGAATCAGATCCAGGTGGAGCTGGCCGAGGAGGAGAAGCGTCTGGACACCATGATGGAGGTGGAGCGCCGCAGGGCTGTGGAGAGGACCGAGAAGATCGACGAGCAGCAGAAAGAGCAGAGGATCCA AGGAAAGCAGCAGATTTACGACCAGATCCAAGAGCGTCTGGAGAACAAACTGTTCCTGGATGAGATAAAAGACCAGGAGAAGCACAAGATAAAGGAGGCCCTGGAGAGGCAGAACCTGGAAGATCTCAAG GCCCTGGAGGAAAAGAAGatgaagcagcagctcctgcaggaggagatcATGCGCATCAACGCGGAGACCATGAGGGCCAAGgagaagaagctggaggaggagaagctggcGGACATGAGAGACGCGGAGTACCAGCGAAAGATACTG GAACGACAAGCAGAATACGAGGCAGAGCAGGCGAAAATCAAAAAGGAGAAGGAGTTGGAGATCGCTCGGCTGAGGGCTCAGCAAGAGAGAGCCAAAGACTACAAAGCCGAGCAG GACGAGCTCCGCGCTCGCCGGAACCAGGCCGTCGCCGAGAGAAACTGGAGGGTCAAGGAGAAGGAGCTGGCTGTGAAAAAGGCGCGCGAGGAAGCGGCGCTGAGGGCCGCCCGCCTGGAGCAGGTCCACAACAAAGAGCGCTGCCTGGCCATGGAGGCCAACCGGGAGAAGGCCATGCTCGAGAGGGTGCTGAA GGTTCAAAAGGAAGTGATAGCCAAGgagaaggagcaggaggagcggCAGCTTCAGAAAGCGCTGCGGCACGCGGAGACCATCCGCCAGCAGGTGAAGGAGCAGGAGCTCTCGGCCGTCGCCAGGCGCAGGGAGTTCTTCAGGGAGGCCGACCGGCTGATGGAAGAAGAGCGCCAGAGGCGCGTGCGCCTCCGGGAGATCAAAGAGAAGAAGCTAATGGAGCTCAA AGCCACAGGCATCTCTGAGAAATACTGCACCGAAGTGGAGCGGAAGGCTCAGAAGACCCTCTCCACGCACAAACACTGA
- the slc37a4a gene encoding glucose-6-phosphate exchanger SLC37A4a isoform X1: MATASYGYYRSTIFLAMFVGYALYYFNRKTFSFVMPSLMEEIELDKDDLGMITSSQSLAYAISKFISGVLSDQISARWLFSIGLFLVGGINVVFSWSSTVAVFSVLWFINGLGQGLGWPPCGRILRKWFEPSQFGTWWSVLSCSMNLAGSLGPIIATVLSQSYSWRTILAVSGAICAAVSFVCLLVIKNEPQDVGLPGVEPAAKKGKGGTSGTESTLSEFLLSPYLWLLSVSYLVVFGVKTACTDWGQLFLIQDKGQSTLMGSSYMSALEVGGLLGSLAAGYLSDKAVARQGMRLHGNPRHSILITMMAGMFVSMYVFRVTVSADSSKVTLSLQRTQRFSPNVQNKDLSLFPRLSRFHVQVWILSLGAAFGFVSYGPIALFGVIANESAPSNYCGTSHAIVGLMANIGGFLSGLPFSTIAKHYGWETAFWVAEILCLVTAVVYFLLRNIRTKMGHVPKKAD, encoded by the exons ATGGCCACAGCAAGCTATGGGTACTACAGAAGCACCATATTTCTGGCCATGTTTGTGGGCTACGCGCTGTATTACTTCAACAGGAAGACGTTCTCCTTTGTGATGCCTTCTCTGATGGAAGAAATCGAGCTGGATAAGGATGATCTGG GCATGATCACCAGCAGTCAGTCTTTGGCCTACGCTATCAGCAAGTTCATCAGCGGCGTGCTTTCGGACCAGATCAGCGCCCGCTGGCTCTTCTCCATTGGTCTGTTCCTGGTGGGAGGCATCAACGTGGTGTTCTCCTGGTCCTCGACGGTGGCCGTCTtctctgtcctgtggttcattaACGGCCTGGGACAAGGCCTGGGCTGGCCCCCCTGTGGCAGGATCCTCCGTAAG TGGTTCGAGCCCTCCCAGTTCGGGACGTGGTGGTCCGTTCTCTCCTGCAGCATGAATCTGGCCGGCAGCCTGGGCCCCATCATCGCCACGGTGCTGTCTCAGAGCTACAGCTGGAGGACCATCCTGGCCGTCTCCGGGGCCATCTGTGCGGCCGTCTCCTTCGTCTGCCTGCTGGTGATCAAGAATGAGCCGCAGGACGTGGGGCTGCCCGGGGTGGAGCCTGCAGCCAAGAAAGGCAAAGGAG GGACCTCCGGCACCGAAAGCACCCTGTCCGAGTTCCTGCTGTCGCCTTACCTGTGGCTGCTGTCCGTGTCCTACCTGGTGGTGTTCGGGGTGAAGACGGCCTGCACCGACTGGGGCCAGCTGTTTCTCATCCAAGACAAGGGCCAGTCCACGCTGATGG GGAGCTCCTATATGAGCGCCCTGGAGGTCGGAGGCCTGCTGGGAAGTCTGGCCGCAGGCTACCTCTCTGACAAGGCGGTGGCCAGG caaGGGATGAGGCTCCATGGGAACCCCCGTCACTCCATCCTGATCACCATGATGGCTGGGATGTTTGTGTCCATGTACGTGTTCCGAGTCACGGTCAGCGCCGACAGCTCCAAGGTAACACTGAGCCTTCAGAGGACGCAGCGATTCAGTCCGAATGTTCAGAATAaagatctctctctctttccccgTCTGTCTCGTTTCCATGTTCAGGTGTGGATACTCAGCCTGGGCGCTGCGTTTGGCTTTGTCTCCTACGGTCCAATAGCGTTGTTTGGAGTCATAGCCAACGAAAGCGCTCCATCCAACTACTGCGGGACGTCGCACGCCATCGTTGGTCTGATGGCTAACA TCGGCGGCTTCCTCTCTGGGTTACCGTTCAGCACGATTGCGAAGCACTACGGCTGGGAAACGGCCTTCTGGGTGGCAGAGATCCTCTGTTTGGTCACCGCCGTTGTATACTTCCTGTTACGCAACATCCGGACCAAGATGGGACACGTGCCTAAGAAGGCCGACTAA